The proteins below come from a single Dermatophilaceae bacterium Soc4.6 genomic window:
- a CDS encoding NADH-quinone oxidoreductase subunit J produces the protein MTSRDLVFALVGVIAAVSALLSVTTRHVVHAALWLVVCLGTLAGCYVVLGAELVALVQLLIYVGAVVVLVLFALMLTRAPIGRSDELGTPLLQRILAAVLGATTTALLAAMLVPLVGQDAITPVSGDTRAVATALFGTWVWPFELLSLLLLVALVGAFAVVRATGATPAAPGGNR, from the coding sequence GTGACGAGCCGCGACCTCGTCTTCGCCCTCGTGGGCGTGATCGCCGCCGTCAGCGCCCTGCTCAGTGTCACCACCCGGCACGTCGTCCACGCCGCCCTGTGGCTCGTCGTCTGCCTCGGCACCCTCGCCGGGTGCTACGTCGTGCTCGGAGCCGAGCTCGTCGCGCTGGTGCAGCTGCTGATCTACGTCGGCGCGGTCGTGGTGCTCGTGCTCTTCGCCCTGATGCTCACCCGTGCCCCCATCGGTCGTAGTGACGAGCTGGGCACCCCACTCCTGCAGCGGATCCTGGCCGCCGTGCTCGGCGCGACGACCACCGCCCTGCTCGCGGCGATGCTCGTCCCGCTGGTCGGCCAGGACGCGATCACCCCCGTCTCCGGCGACACCCGCGCCGTCGCGACCGCCCTCTTCGGCACGTGGGTCTGGCCCTTCGAGCTGCTCTCGCTGCTGCTGCTGGTCGCGCTCGTCGGTGCCTTCGCCGTCGTGCGGGCCACCGGCGCCACCCCCGCCGCGCCGGGGGGTAACCGGTGA
- a CDS encoding NADH-quinone oxidoreductase subunit C, with product MTQEPATPVAEPCLDVAVGEWVAAAAELRGAGYTFFDWLTAVDETDRDDAPGLDVVTHLLDVSTPGALRGHLVRTRLPLDQSLPSLTGIFRGAAWHERETHEMFGIEVDGFDDGTGLGLRPLLLPDGFVGHPLLKSFVLAARASKPWPGAKEPGEGHEGTRAPGRRRVTAPGVPGPDWGPR from the coding sequence ATGACGCAGGAGCCGGCGACCCCCGTGGCTGAGCCCTGCCTCGACGTCGCCGTGGGGGAGTGGGTCGCGGCAGCGGCCGAGCTGCGCGGCGCGGGCTACACCTTCTTCGACTGGCTGACCGCCGTCGACGAGACCGATCGCGACGACGCCCCGGGGCTCGACGTGGTCACGCACCTGCTCGACGTGAGCACCCCCGGAGCGCTGCGCGGGCACCTCGTGCGCACGCGCCTGCCGCTCGACCAGTCCCTGCCCAGCCTCACCGGCATCTTCCGCGGCGCCGCGTGGCACGAGCGCGAGACGCACGAGATGTTCGGCATCGAGGTCGACGGCTTCGACGACGGCACAGGGCTCGGCCTGCGCCCCTTGCTGCTGCCCGACGGCTTCGTCGGCCACCCGCTGCTCAAGTCCTTCGTGCTCGCGGCCCGGGCCAGCAAGCCCTGGCCCGGCGCCAAGGAGCCCGGCGAGGGCCACGAAGGCACCCGCGCTCCCGGCCGCAGACGCGTGACGGCGCCCGGTGTGCCCGGCCCCGACTGGGGTCCGCGATGA
- a CDS encoding complex I subunit 1 family protein, which yields MSALEVVVRAVVTLLGFLVLPLLVGQTEHKVMAHMQGRLGPMYAGGFHGWAQLVADGVKFVQKEDITPVAADTWVFRAAPAVALIPYLVAISVIPLGPGVVGASVDAGALFVVAVAGVGILGTLMAGWASANKYSLLGAMRSAAQLLSYELPLVLSVASVALAAGTLSLPGIVAEWSPWWLIWQLPGAVVFLVAALAELQRPPFDMPLADSEVVFGAVTEYTGLRFAFFLLAEYAGIVVMSLFFTVLFLGGWRGLLVGQVEPLGVVWTLLKGLLVAVVIIWFRVSWPRLREDQLQRLAWVWLVPAGIAQVALTGVVVVMRQ from the coding sequence ATGAGTGCTCTCGAGGTCGTCGTACGCGCGGTCGTCACCCTGCTCGGCTTCCTCGTGCTGCCGCTGCTGGTCGGCCAGACCGAGCACAAGGTCATGGCCCACATGCAGGGCCGCCTCGGCCCGATGTATGCCGGGGGCTTCCACGGATGGGCCCAGCTCGTCGCCGACGGGGTCAAGTTCGTGCAGAAGGAGGACATCACCCCGGTCGCGGCCGATACGTGGGTCTTCCGCGCCGCACCGGCTGTCGCGCTGATCCCCTACCTCGTCGCGATCAGCGTCATCCCGCTCGGGCCGGGCGTCGTCGGTGCCTCGGTCGACGCGGGCGCCCTCTTCGTCGTCGCGGTCGCCGGCGTCGGCATCCTCGGCACGCTCATGGCCGGGTGGGCCAGCGCCAACAAGTACTCCCTGCTCGGCGCCATGCGCTCCGCGGCCCAGCTGCTCAGCTACGAGCTGCCGCTCGTGCTGAGCGTTGCCTCGGTCGCGCTCGCGGCCGGCACCCTGTCGCTGCCGGGCATCGTGGCCGAGTGGAGCCCGTGGTGGCTGATCTGGCAGCTGCCCGGCGCTGTCGTCTTCCTCGTCGCCGCCCTGGCCGAGCTGCAGCGCCCACCCTTCGACATGCCGCTCGCCGACTCCGAGGTCGTCTTCGGAGCCGTGACGGAGTACACCGGGCTGCGGTTCGCCTTCTTCCTGCTCGCGGAGTACGCCGGCATCGTCGTCATGTCGCTGTTCTTCACCGTGCTCTTCCTCGGCGGCTGGCGCGGCCTGCTCGTCGGTCAGGTCGAGCCGCTCGGCGTCGTGTGGACCCTGCTCAAGGGCCTGCTCGTCGCCGTCGTCATCATCTGGTTCCGCGTCTCGTGGCCCCGGCTGCGCGAGGACCAGCTCCAGCGCCTGGCGTGGGTGTGGCTCGTGCCCGCCGGTATCGCCCAGGTCGCGCTCACCGGGGTAGTCGTGGTGATGAGACAGTGA
- a CDS encoding NADH-quinone oxidoreductase subunit L: protein MSVVVRLVVLLPALAALLGILLGLIRPHRVAAAGLAVGAAAVGVALALVDLVGSGGAVGPDGGPLEISTIGPLPAGDLVVPLHLLLDRPSAVVALAVTVVGLAVQLFSVWYLADDERYPVFAAEVSLFLAGMLLVVHSGDLVLTLVGWEVMGWCSYLLIGHVSARESARRAALKAFLVTRVADLGFVLGIVVLAHGAGSTRIADVLAQRSGYGWFAYAPLTGETSGGGQASTLALVALLVGVAGKSGLVPFHDWLPDAMEGPTPASALIHAATMVAAGTVVLARLEPLYAADPTARAVLAVLAAVTMVWAALLACVQADLKRMLAYSTLSQIAIMLAALAVTSDPDPSLRYADYLPSPQPGELAASASAGLSHLVGHALFKSLLFLAVGWLSVLAGGTAVAALRGRARGRGALTWALGIGLASLAGVPPLVGFFSKDGVVTVVEESLGNGWSAWFLLLALLLTVALTAAYSMRAWLLLTTEPSLAAAEAAEAAEAVDGADGQSEDAEPAAAAGDEAPTGGHEARPVSLAAALVVATLAVLTALGGLGLLLLPGGLHLGWLSAALSVLLVAGAAYLVWTRSPAGADAADLVPERLRARAQNGFGVDVAYVAVARGVVGLATVVATVDRVTLDAYPALVARSVNAAGRTADGGHRGSPSAGLVAVLVGVVVVAVAGVTLWS, encoded by the coding sequence GTGAGCGTCGTCGTCCGGCTCGTCGTCCTCCTGCCTGCCCTCGCTGCCCTGCTCGGCATCCTGCTCGGCCTGATCCGACCCCACCGGGTCGCCGCGGCGGGGCTCGCCGTCGGTGCTGCGGCGGTCGGCGTGGCGCTCGCCCTCGTCGACCTCGTCGGGTCGGGCGGCGCGGTCGGCCCCGACGGCGGCCCCCTCGAGATCTCGACCATCGGCCCGCTGCCGGCCGGTGACCTCGTCGTCCCCCTGCACCTGCTGCTCGACCGGCCCTCTGCCGTGGTCGCGCTCGCCGTCACCGTCGTCGGGCTCGCCGTGCAGCTCTTCTCGGTGTGGTACCTCGCCGACGACGAGCGCTACCCCGTCTTCGCCGCCGAGGTCTCGCTCTTCCTCGCCGGCATGCTGCTGGTGGTGCACTCCGGCGACCTCGTGCTCACCCTCGTCGGCTGGGAGGTGATGGGCTGGTGCTCCTACCTGCTCATCGGCCACGTCAGCGCCCGGGAGTCGGCCCGCCGCGCCGCCCTCAAGGCCTTCCTGGTCACCCGCGTGGCCGACCTCGGCTTCGTGCTCGGCATCGTCGTGCTCGCCCACGGCGCGGGCTCGACCCGCATCGCCGACGTGCTGGCCCAGCGCTCGGGCTACGGCTGGTTCGCCTACGCGCCGCTCACTGGCGAGACCTCCGGGGGTGGGCAGGCGTCCACCCTGGCCCTGGTCGCGCTGCTCGTCGGCGTCGCCGGCAAGTCGGGCCTCGTCCCCTTCCACGACTGGCTCCCCGACGCCATGGAGGGCCCGACACCCGCGTCGGCCCTCATCCACGCCGCCACCATGGTTGCCGCCGGCACCGTCGTGCTCGCCCGCCTCGAGCCCCTGTATGCCGCCGACCCCACCGCCCGCGCCGTCCTCGCCGTGCTCGCCGCCGTCACCATGGTCTGGGCCGCGCTGCTGGCCTGCGTGCAGGCCGACCTCAAGCGGATGCTGGCCTACTCGACGCTCAGCCAGATCGCGATCATGCTCGCGGCGCTCGCGGTCACGTCCGACCCGGATCCCTCGCTCCGCTACGCCGACTACCTGCCGTCCCCGCAGCCCGGCGAGCTGGCGGCATCCGCCTCCGCCGGCCTCAGCCACCTGGTCGGGCACGCCCTCTTCAAGTCGCTGCTCTTCCTCGCGGTCGGCTGGCTCTCGGTGCTCGCGGGCGGCACCGCCGTCGCGGCGCTCCGCGGGCGGGCCCGCGGGCGGGGGGCCCTCACCTGGGCCCTCGGCATCGGCCTCGCCTCGCTCGCCGGCGTCCCGCCGCTGGTCGGCTTCTTCAGCAAGGACGGCGTCGTCACCGTCGTCGAGGAGTCGCTCGGCAACGGCTGGTCGGCGTGGTTCCTGCTGCTCGCGCTCCTGCTCACGGTGGCGCTCACCGCCGCCTACTCCATGCGGGCCTGGCTGCTGCTGACGACCGAGCCGAGCCTGGCCGCCGCCGAGGCCGCCGAGGCCGCCGAGGCAGTCGATGGCGCCGACGGACAGAGCGAGGACGCCGAGCCGGCCGCAGCCGCGGGCGACGAGGCCCCGACGGGCGGGCACGAGGCCCGCCCGGTCAGCCTCGCCGCCGCCCTGGTCGTGGCCACCCTCGCCGTGCTCACCGCCCTCGGCGGTCTCGGCCTGCTCCTGCTGCCGGGAGGCCTGCACCTGGGCTGGCTGTCGGCCGCCCTGTCCGTGCTCCTCGTCGCGGGCGCGGCCTACCTCGTGTGGACCCGCTCGCCCGCCGGCGCCGATGCGGCCGACCTCGTCCCGGAGCGGCTGCGGGCGCGCGCCCAGAACGGCTTCGGCGTCGACGTGGCCTACGTCGCCGTGGCCCGCGGCGTCGTCGGCCTCGCGACCGTGGTCGCCACGGTCGACCGGGTGACCCTCGACGCCTACCCAGCGCTCGTGGCCCGCAGCGTGAACGCTGCCGGACGCACCGCGGACGGCGGCCACCGGGGCTCGCCCTCGGCGGGGCTGGTCGCCGTGCTCGTCGGCGTCGTCGTCGTCGCCGTCGCGGGGGTGACCCTGTGGTCCTGA
- a CDS encoding NADH-quinone oxidoreductase subunit M, with the protein MVLTLLLLVPALTGVVLLAVARTDRAERRGSTHAVALAGSAVTLVLTVVAAVARPGVDLRWVPTLGVRWHLAVDGISVPLLLLTAALTVVVVVHSRGREPARDVPGERSAATFYACILLVETGALATFLARDAIVFFVAFEVVLVPMWVLIGRFGDQHAAEQARADAAGRFVLFTVLGSTLMLLGILLVVTRTGTSDLVALATARGAGLDHATQVAAAVLLVGGLGIKIPLWPAHSWLPPAHTVAPTAGSVLLAAVLLKMGTYGIVRVVIPVVPDGFTAVSPYLALVGAVATVWGGLACLVERDLKRLVAYSSVAHMGFVALGLASGTWTGLQAALFGNIAHGVVSALLFLVVGGLKERWGSADLQVARAALRDVSPRLGWSLVVGFAAALGLPGLIGFWGELLALYAAWQPAGDRPVGVFRAAVVVALLGLGLAAAYALRVLRLVWVGGSGERWVTPPQVGPARDARGREWAVVALLVAATVAGGVLPRPLMAATADDARTTVGEAGVAGVGGGGR; encoded by the coding sequence GTGGTCCTGACCCTCCTGCTGCTGGTGCCAGCCCTCACGGGGGTCGTGCTGCTCGCCGTGGCCCGCACCGACCGTGCCGAGCGACGCGGGTCCACCCACGCGGTCGCCCTCGCCGGCAGCGCGGTGACCCTCGTGCTGACCGTCGTCGCGGCCGTCGCCCGCCCCGGGGTCGACCTGCGCTGGGTGCCCACCCTCGGGGTGCGCTGGCACCTGGCCGTCGACGGCATCAGCGTGCCGCTGCTGCTGCTCACCGCCGCGCTCACCGTCGTGGTCGTCGTGCACTCGCGCGGCCGCGAGCCGGCGCGCGACGTGCCCGGGGAGCGCTCCGCAGCCACCTTCTACGCCTGCATCCTGCTCGTCGAGACCGGGGCCCTCGCGACCTTCCTGGCCCGCGACGCCATCGTCTTCTTCGTCGCCTTCGAGGTCGTGCTCGTGCCGATGTGGGTGCTCATCGGCCGCTTCGGCGACCAGCACGCCGCCGAGCAGGCGCGCGCCGACGCCGCGGGCCGCTTCGTGCTCTTCACCGTGCTCGGCTCCACCCTCATGCTGCTCGGCATCCTGCTGGTCGTCACCCGCACGGGCACCTCCGACCTCGTCGCCCTCGCCACCGCCCGCGGCGCGGGTCTCGACCACGCCACGCAGGTCGCAGCCGCGGTGCTGCTCGTCGGGGGACTGGGCATCAAGATCCCGCTCTGGCCGGCGCACAGCTGGCTGCCGCCAGCCCACACCGTCGCTCCGACGGCCGGCTCGGTGCTGCTGGCCGCCGTCCTGCTCAAGATGGGCACCTACGGCATCGTGCGGGTCGTCATCCCGGTCGTGCCCGACGGCTTCACCGCGGTCTCTCCCTACCTCGCGCTCGTCGGCGCGGTCGCCACCGTCTGGGGCGGGCTGGCCTGTCTCGTCGAGCGCGACCTCAAGCGCCTCGTGGCCTACTCGTCGGTCGCCCACATGGGCTTCGTCGCCCTCGGCCTCGCCTCCGGCACGTGGACCGGGCTGCAGGCGGCGCTCTTCGGCAACATCGCCCACGGCGTCGTCTCGGCCCTGCTCTTCCTCGTCGTCGGCGGCCTCAAGGAGCGCTGGGGCAGCGCCGACCTCCAGGTCGCCCGCGCCGCCCTGCGCGACGTCTCGCCGCGCCTCGGCTGGTCGCTCGTGGTCGGCTTCGCCGCCGCCCTCGGGCTGCCCGGCCTGATCGGCTTCTGGGGTGAGCTCCTCGCCCTGTATGCCGCGTGGCAGCCGGCCGGCGACCGCCCCGTCGGGGTCTTCCGCGCCGCCGTCGTGGTCGCGCTGCTCGGCCTCGGGCTCGCCGCGGCCTACGCCCTGCGCGTCCTGCGCCTGGTCTGGGTCGGCGGGAGCGGCGAGCGCTGGGTCACCCCCCCGCAGGTCGGGCCAGCCCGCGACGCGAGGGGCCGGGAGTGGGCGGTCGTCGCGCTGCTGGTCGCCGCGACCGTCGCGGGTGGCGTGCTCCCGCGGCCGCTCATGGCTGCGACGGCCGACGACGCCCGCACGACGGTCGGCGAGGCCGGCGTCGCCGGCGTCGGGGGAGGTGGCCGGTGA
- a CDS encoding NADH-quinone oxidoreductase subunit A, translating into MEGYVTVGAVVVSGIVLVLAAAVARYLLAPRVPTPAKRTTYESGVDPVGADWAQVNVRYFVYAFLYVIFAVDAVYLFPWATVIRDPDLGAASLVEMGIFVVVLVIGLGHAARRGLLRWV; encoded by the coding sequence ATGGAGGGTTACGTGACCGTCGGTGCGGTCGTGGTCAGCGGCATCGTGCTGGTGCTGGCCGCTGCGGTCGCCCGTTACCTCCTCGCGCCCCGGGTGCCGACGCCCGCGAAGCGCACGACGTACGAGTCCGGGGTCGACCCCGTGGGCGCCGACTGGGCCCAGGTCAACGTGCGCTACTTCGTCTACGCGTTCCTCTACGTCATCTTCGCCGTCGACGCGGTCTACCTCTTCCCCTGGGCCACCGTCATCCGCGACCCTGACCTCGGCGCCGCGTCGCTGGTCGAGATGGGCATCTTCGTCGTCGTCCTCGTCATCGGCCTCGGGCACGCGGCGCGCCGCGGCCTGCTGCGCTGGGTCTGA
- the nuoK gene encoding NADH-quinone oxidoreductase subunit NuoK, protein MHLWLPMALAAVLAGTGVYGILARRNAVLVLIGVELVLNAANLLLVALGAADSSPLQTGQSLALFVITIAAAEICVALAIVLAMFRVTGHIDVTRVPFTGDDEGDEPSELSEHVATPGGSA, encoded by the coding sequence ATGCACCTGTGGCTCCCGATGGCCCTCGCCGCGGTCCTCGCCGGCACCGGCGTCTACGGCATCCTCGCCCGCCGCAACGCCGTGCTCGTGCTCATCGGCGTCGAGCTCGTGCTCAACGCCGCCAACCTGCTGCTCGTCGCCCTCGGCGCCGCCGACTCCTCACCCCTGCAGACCGGGCAGAGCCTGGCCCTCTTCGTCATCACCATCGCGGCAGCCGAGATCTGCGTGGCCCTCGCCATCGTGCTCGCGATGTTCCGCGTGACCGGGCACATCGACGTGACCCGGGTGCCGTTCACCGGCGACGACGAGGGCGACGAGCCCTCCGAGCTCTCCGAGCACGTCGCGACCCCCGGAGGGTCTGCGTGA
- a CDS encoding 4Fe-4S binding protein: MTPSHTAEYPDVAPALPPRSRGVIALTEENCTSCMLCARECPDWCIYIDSHKETIPATTEGGRDRQRNVLDRFAIDFSLCMYCGICIEVCPFDALHWSPEFEYAETDIRDLLHEKDRLGEWMQTVPMPPALDPGAAEATEVATATKPPRSSREPRAKP, translated from the coding sequence ATGACGCCGAGCCACACGGCGGAGTACCCCGACGTCGCGCCGGCGCTGCCGCCGCGCTCGCGCGGGGTCATCGCGCTCACCGAGGAGAACTGCACCTCGTGCATGCTCTGTGCGCGCGAGTGCCCCGACTGGTGCATCTACATCGACTCGCACAAGGAGACGATCCCCGCGACGACCGAGGGCGGGCGCGACCGGCAGCGCAACGTGCTCGACCGCTTCGCCATCGACTTCTCGCTCTGCATGTACTGCGGCATCTGCATCGAGGTCTGCCCCTTCGACGCCCTGCACTGGAGCCCGGAGTTCGAGTACGCCGAGACCGACATCCGCGACCTGCTCCACGAGAAGGACCGGCTGGGGGAGTGGATGCAGACGGTGCCGATGCCGCCCGCCCTCGACCCCGGGGCCGCCGAGGCCACCGAGGTCGCCACGGCCACCAAGCCGCCGCGCAGCTCGCGCGAGCCCCGGGCCAAGCCGTGA